From Pseudomonas sp. LS1212, the proteins below share one genomic window:
- a CDS encoding ABC transporter substrate-binding protein has protein sequence MSLDHQRDCIEVLIEKARGGQINRRTFLQAMGLMAAVPLALRSGISWSADKPLVVVNWGGDALNAFRSAWTDNFSKSTGIPVRIDGAGPTEGAVRSQLASGQPSWDVVDVESYSALVLGREKILQPLDYSVIKRDQVAPALCSDHGIASYQFSYVMAWDSEKFGEQGPKNWADFWNVEKFPGKRTMYKWMNGMLEAALLADGVPADQLYPLDVPRALKKIDEIKPHVLSFWSSGAESQQLMIEGEVSVGAIWHTRAKLLAEDSENRVRWSFDNGFINSSSWAVLQGNPAGSAPAMQFIQQALQPEGQLKLFELLGNGPSNSATEKLMDAEQLAANCASPENLKKQIALNAQWYADNYAGALEQYLTRLSK, from the coding sequence ATGAGCCTGGACCACCAACGCGACTGCATTGAAGTGCTTATCGAAAAAGCCCGCGGCGGGCAGATCAACCGACGCACCTTCCTCCAGGCCATGGGCCTGATGGCAGCGGTGCCACTGGCGCTGCGCAGTGGCATCAGCTGGTCGGCGGACAAACCGTTGGTGGTGGTCAACTGGGGTGGCGATGCGCTCAACGCCTTTCGCAGCGCCTGGACCGACAACTTCAGCAAAAGCACCGGCATACCGGTGCGCATCGACGGTGCAGGCCCTACCGAGGGTGCCGTCCGCTCACAACTGGCCAGTGGTCAGCCAAGCTGGGACGTGGTCGATGTCGAGAGTTATTCGGCGCTGGTCCTGGGCCGGGAAAAAATCCTGCAGCCGTTGGACTACAGCGTTATCAAGCGCGACCAGGTCGCCCCGGCGCTCTGCAGCGACCATGGTATTGCCAGCTATCAGTTCAGCTACGTGATGGCCTGGGACAGCGAAAAGTTTGGCGAGCAGGGCCCGAAAAACTGGGCCGATTTCTGGAACGTGGAGAAGTTTCCCGGCAAACGCACGATGTACAAGTGGATGAACGGGATGCTCGAGGCCGCCCTGCTGGCCGACGGCGTGCCTGCCGATCAGCTCTACCCGCTGGATGTCCCGCGTGCACTGAAGAAGATCGACGAAATCAAACCGCACGTATTGTCCTTCTGGAGCTCGGGTGCCGAGAGCCAGCAACTGATGATCGAAGGCGAAGTCTCGGTCGGTGCGATCTGGCACACCCGGGCCAAGCTATTGGCCGAAGACAGCGAAAATCGCGTGCGCTGGAGCTTTGACAACGGCTTTATCAATTCCAGCAGTTGGGCAGTCTTGCAGGGCAACCCTGCCGGCAGCGCGCCTGCCATGCAGTTCATCCAGCAGGCGTTGCAGCCTGAAGGCCAGCTCAAACTCTTCGAATTGCTCGGTAATGGGCCGTCCAACAGCGCCACTGAAAAATTGATGGACGCCGAGCAGCTGGCGGCCAACTGCGCATCGCCCGAGAACCTGAAAAAACAGATCGCCCTCAACGCCCAGTGGTACGCGGACAACTACGCAGGTGCGCTGGAACAGTATCTGACCCGCCTGTCCAAGTGA
- a CDS encoding ABC transporter permease, with protein MTQTMTLTKPRLRTASGSPALERGLLLFPLPVLLLVFYVLPFLGVVGWSFTLPEPGIEQYQRIASDPAIHEMLWRTLRLCLTVSGLALLIGYLLAYCWVFSPPFWQRVVEICIFIPFWISVLVRAFGWLIALRSNGLLNESLQGLGLIDQPLQLSRNEIGVVIGMLHVMIPYAVFPLLSSMRQLDQRILMASRGLGAGALRTFWQVLLPQTLPGLLGAFIMVFVFCLGFFITPVLLGGGQTVMIAEYVFLQMFQTSNWGLGAALSVVLLALVSALIWVLMRITRVNRLVG; from the coding sequence ATGACCCAGACCATGACCTTGACCAAGCCCAGGCTCAGGACCGCAAGCGGCTCGCCTGCCCTGGAGCGCGGGCTGTTGCTGTTCCCGCTTCCGGTATTGCTGCTGGTCTTCTATGTGCTGCCGTTTCTGGGTGTGGTGGGCTGGAGTTTCACCCTGCCCGAGCCCGGCATCGAGCAATACCAGCGCATCGCCAGCGACCCGGCAATCCATGAAATGCTCTGGCGCACGCTGCGTCTGTGTCTCACGGTCAGTGGCCTGGCATTGTTGATTGGCTACCTGCTGGCTTACTGCTGGGTATTCAGCCCGCCGTTCTGGCAGCGCGTGGTAGAGATCTGCATCTTCATCCCGTTCTGGATTTCGGTGCTCGTGCGGGCTTTCGGCTGGTTGATCGCCCTGCGCAGCAACGGCCTGCTGAACGAGAGCCTGCAGGGCCTGGGGTTGATCGATCAGCCGCTGCAATTGAGCCGCAACGAGATCGGCGTGGTCATCGGCATGCTCCACGTGATGATCCCCTACGCCGTGTTCCCGCTGCTTTCGAGCATGCGTCAACTCGACCAGCGCATCCTCATGGCCTCGCGCGGCCTGGGTGCCGGTGCCCTGCGCACGTTCTGGCAAGTGCTGCTGCCACAGACGCTGCCGGGGTTACTGGGTGCCTTCATCATGGTCTTCGTTTTCTGCCTTGGCTTCTTCATCACCCCGGTGCTGTTGGGCGGCGGGCAAACGGTGATGATCGCCGAGTACGTTTTCCTGCAAATGTTCCAGACCAGCAACTGGGGCCTGGGGGCTGCGCTGAGCGTGGTGCTGCTGGCACTGGTCAGTGCATTGATCTGGGTGCTGATGCGCATTACCCGCGTCAATCGACTGGTAGGTTGA
- a CDS encoding DMT family transporter, translating into MNNSLRRGSLEMVAAMLISGTIGWFVLVSGQPVLDVVFWRCLFGAVTLLVICAAMGFLRPGILTRTTFALAVLSGVAIVGNWVLLFASYSRASIAIGTAVYNVQPFMLVVLAALFLGEKITVQKLFWLAVAFAGMLAIVSAHGGQSENSGEYLLGIALAAGAALLYAFAALIIKRLTGTPPHLIALIQVVTGVLLLAPWANFSAMPEQTGPWASLVTLGIVHTGVMYVLLYGAIQKLPTALTGALSFIYPIAAIFVDWFAFGHRLDMVQWVGVIAILLAAAGMQQGWWLRPRPVGQVG; encoded by the coding sequence ATGAATAACTCACTACGCCGTGGTTCGCTGGAAATGGTTGCCGCCATGCTGATTTCCGGCACCATTGGCTGGTTCGTCCTCGTATCCGGGCAGCCAGTATTGGATGTGGTGTTCTGGCGTTGCCTGTTCGGCGCCGTGACCCTGCTGGTGATCTGCGCGGCGATGGGCTTCCTGCGCCCGGGCATCCTGACCCGCACCACCTTTGCCCTGGCAGTGCTCAGCGGCGTAGCGATTGTCGGTAACTGGGTACTGCTGTTCGCCTCCTACTCGCGGGCCTCGATTGCCATCGGCACAGCCGTCTACAACGTACAGCCGTTCATGCTGGTGGTGCTGGCGGCGCTGTTTCTCGGTGAAAAGATTACCGTGCAAAAGTTGTTCTGGCTGGCCGTGGCCTTCGCCGGCATGCTGGCCATCGTCAGCGCCCATGGCGGGCAGAGTGAGAACAGTGGCGAGTACCTGCTCGGTATCGCGCTGGCGGCCGGGGCTGCACTGCTGTATGCCTTCGCCGCGTTGATCATCAAGCGCCTGACCGGCACGCCGCCGCACCTGATTGCGTTGATCCAGGTGGTCACCGGTGTGTTGCTGCTGGCTCCCTGGGCGAACTTCTCGGCCATGCCTGAGCAGACCGGGCCCTGGGCTTCGTTGGTGACCCTGGGTATCGTTCACACCGGCGTGATGTATGTGCTGCTGTACGGCGCCATACAGAAACTGCCGACGGCGCTGACCGGGGCGTTGTCGTTCATCTACCCGATTGCGGCGATTTTCGTCGACTGGTTTGCCTTTGGTCATCGTCTGGACATGGTGCAATGGGTGGGCGTGATCGCGATCCTGCTGGCGGCGGCGGGGATGCAGCAGGGGTGGTGGTTGCGGCCACGGCCGGTCGGGCAGGTTGGGTGA
- a CDS encoding ABC transporter ATP-binding protein — translation MSSSSAIQLSAQGISQYYGRFAALDNVNLDVRQGEFLTLLGPSGSGKTTLLMILAGFLNPTAGKLMENGVDIIKRSAEKRNYGMVFQGYALFPHMSVADNVAYPLRIRKVNAQERQRRVKHILEVVGLGAHMHKKPSELSGGQQQRVAIARALVFEPDLLLLDEPLSALDKNLREQLQTELQRIHRQVGTSFVFVTHDQGEALALSSRIAIFNHGRLAQVDTPQTIYNQPDNRFVAEFLGKMNLFPLVDVMRNGSHASGRCADSQLHALAPLAMGAQPVVLAVRPEHMNLHRERPTLEGHNVMPAQLIDKVYQGASTHLALKVGGDALPLNLSVPGNHPGALMNSGAAVWLSWPVQQSFLLQA, via the coding sequence GTGTCCAGTAGTTCAGCGATTCAGCTCAGTGCACAAGGTATCAGCCAGTATTACGGTCGTTTCGCTGCCTTGGACAACGTTAACCTGGACGTTCGCCAAGGGGAGTTCCTCACGCTGCTGGGCCCCTCGGGTTCAGGCAAGACCACCCTGCTGATGATCCTCGCGGGCTTTCTCAACCCCACCGCCGGCAAGCTGATGGAAAACGGCGTCGACATCATCAAGCGCTCGGCCGAAAAGCGTAACTACGGCATGGTGTTCCAGGGCTATGCTCTGTTCCCGCACATGAGCGTGGCGGACAATGTGGCCTACCCGTTGCGCATCCGTAAGGTCAACGCCCAGGAGCGCCAGCGCCGTGTCAAGCATATTCTCGAGGTGGTCGGCCTCGGCGCGCATATGCACAAGAAACCGTCAGAGCTTTCCGGTGGCCAGCAACAGCGGGTTGCCATCGCGCGCGCACTGGTGTTCGAACCGGACCTGCTGCTGCTCGACGAACCCCTGTCGGCGCTGGACAAGAACCTGCGTGAACAATTGCAGACCGAACTGCAGCGTATCCATCGCCAGGTCGGTACCAGCTTCGTTTTCGTGACCCATGACCAGGGCGAAGCGCTGGCGCTGTCGTCGCGCATCGCCATTTTCAATCATGGCCGCCTGGCCCAGGTCGATACCCCGCAAACCATCTACAACCAGCCCGATAACCGTTTCGTGGCCGAGTTTCTGGGCAAGATGAACCTCTTCCCCCTGGTCGACGTCATGCGCAACGGCTCGCATGCCAGCGGCCGTTGTGCCGACAGCCAGTTGCACGCCCTTGCCCCGCTGGCAATGGGCGCTCAACCGGTGGTATTGGCCGTGCGCCCCGAGCACATGAACCTGCACCGCGAACGGCCAACCCTTGAAGGCCACAACGTGATGCCGGCCCAGCTCATCGACAAGGTCTACCAGGGCGCCAGCACCCATCTGGCGCTCAAGGTCGGTGGCGATGCCCTGCCGCTCAACCTGTCGGTGCCCGGCAACCATCCCGGCGCCCTGATGAACAGTGGTGCAGCGGTCTGGTTGAGCTGGCCAGTGCAGCAGAGTTTCCTGCTGCAGGCCTGA
- a CDS encoding Lrp/AsnC family transcriptional regulator: protein MTDEIDQLLISALMEDSRRSLKALAQISGLSSPSVAERLRKLEERGVLKGYTVDVDAKSFGYQLQAIVRIRPLPGQLQEVERQIVAIPEFTECDKVTGDDCFIARLHVRSMEQLDTLLDRLNGYAETNTAIVKKTPVKRRLPPMA, encoded by the coding sequence ATGACTGACGAAATTGACCAACTGTTGATCAGCGCGCTGATGGAAGACTCGCGGCGCTCGCTCAAGGCGCTGGCGCAGATCAGCGGCCTGTCCTCGCCCAGCGTCGCCGAGCGCCTGCGCAAGCTCGAGGAACGCGGGGTACTCAAGGGCTATACCGTGGACGTCGATGCAAAAAGCTTCGGTTATCAGCTGCAGGCCATCGTCCGTATTCGCCCCCTGCCCGGCCAGTTGCAGGAGGTCGAGCGGCAGATCGTGGCCATCCCGGAGTTCACCGAGTGCGACAAGGTGACGGGCGATGATTGCTTCATCGCCCGCCTCCATGTCCGCTCCATGGAGCAGTTGGACACCCTGCTCGACCGGCTCAACGGCTACGCTGAAACCAACACCGCGATCGTCAAGAAGACCCCGGTGAAGCGACGACTGCCGCCGATGGCCTAG
- a CDS encoding ABC transporter permease produces the protein MNTHRTSLSTRLLAVVAMAFMLFPLLTVIPVSFTSKRYLSMPEGNWSLRHYEALLSNPDWFSSISQSLTIAVATSVIATLLAASFSLGIWYMRSRLATALIGLVLLPMAIPPVISALVLYFMETNLGRHAPGFGYDSLAGVVIAHVIMVVPYGVVTMLVALSQIDRRIELASRNLGASLMQTTFMVILPNLKLGIASTALLSFALSWEEVAVTLFITSVNVDTLPKRIWSGLRDNVDPSVAAISVLLISITLAILIARLVFQYLADKRAQKRLHS, from the coding sequence ATGAATACCCATCGCACAAGCCTGAGTACCCGTCTGCTCGCCGTGGTCGCCATGGCCTTCATGTTGTTCCCGCTGCTGACGGTCATCCCGGTGTCCTTCACCAGCAAGCGCTACCTGTCGATGCCCGAAGGCAACTGGTCGCTGCGTCACTACGAGGCCTTGCTGAGCAACCCGGACTGGTTCTCGAGCATCAGCCAGAGCCTGACCATCGCCGTGGCCACCAGCGTGATCGCAACCCTGCTCGCCGCCAGTTTCAGCCTGGGCATCTGGTACATGCGCTCACGCCTGGCGACCGCACTGATCGGCCTGGTGCTGCTACCCATGGCCATTCCTCCGGTCATCTCGGCGCTGGTGCTGTATTTCATGGAAACCAACCTGGGCCGTCATGCACCCGGTTTTGGCTATGACTCGCTGGCCGGGGTAGTGATTGCCCATGTGATCATGGTCGTACCTTACGGGGTGGTCACCATGCTGGTTGCGCTGAGCCAGATCGACCGCCGCATCGAACTGGCCTCGCGCAACCTGGGTGCCAGTCTGATGCAGACCACCTTCATGGTCATCCTGCCGAACCTGAAACTGGGTATCGCCTCCACTGCCCTGCTCAGCTTTGCGCTGTCCTGGGAAGAAGTGGCGGTGACCCTGTTCATCACCAGCGTCAACGTCGACACGCTGCCCAAACGGATCTGGAGCGGCTTGCGCGACAACGTCGACCCGAGCGTGGCGGCCATCTCGGTACTGCTGATTTCGATCACCCTGGCGATTTTGATCGCGCGCCTGGTGTTCCAGTATCTGGCTGACAAGCGTGCGCAGAAGCGACTGCATTCCTGA
- a CDS encoding LysR substrate-binding domain-containing protein, translating into MRFPSMTALRALDAVARLGSVSVAAKELSLTRSAISHQISKLEECVGYALTERIGRGIGLTYQGERYAREVHRLLLNLQEAGHLLDDQKVSGRLCVSCAPGFATYWLCHHIGGFLRQYPQVQLQLISPKTPDDTNNPTVDLFIAYGIGDWPELLVEEIVALRFFPVCSPRLINSLSGLKSPQELNGYPLLHMTDYSDWRVWLTAAGASHVNAATGILFSDAHCAQSACIAGQGIAIGDNLISGDALSRGLLVRPFDITIDLHRGYYLVADPQKTERPVVQAFSNWVKSQLQSSHHSWQDAV; encoded by the coding sequence ATGCGTTTTCCTTCAATGACAGCCCTGCGCGCCCTGGACGCGGTAGCCCGCCTTGGCAGCGTCTCGGTGGCGGCCAAAGAGTTGAGCCTGACCCGCAGCGCCATCAGCCACCAGATCAGCAAACTGGAAGAATGCGTCGGCTATGCCCTCACCGAGCGTATTGGCCGAGGGATCGGCCTGACCTACCAGGGCGAGCGCTATGCCCGTGAAGTACACAGGCTGCTGCTGAATTTGCAGGAAGCCGGCCATCTGCTCGATGACCAGAAGGTCTCGGGCCGGCTCTGCGTCAGTTGCGCCCCGGGGTTTGCCACCTATTGGCTGTGCCACCATATCGGCGGTTTCCTGCGCCAGTATCCACAGGTGCAATTGCAGCTGATTTCGCCCAAGACACCGGATGACACCAATAACCCCACTGTCGACCTGTTCATCGCCTACGGGATTGGTGACTGGCCGGAATTGCTGGTCGAGGAGATCGTCGCGCTGCGCTTCTTTCCGGTGTGCAGCCCACGCCTGATCAATTCACTGAGTGGCTTGAAGAGCCCACAGGAGTTGAACGGTTATCCCTTGCTGCACATGACCGACTACTCGGACTGGCGGGTCTGGCTGACGGCGGCCGGGGCCTCGCATGTCAACGCCGCGACCGGCATCCTGTTTTCCGACGCCCACTGCGCGCAGTCCGCCTGCATCGCAGGCCAGGGCATCGCCATCGGCGACAACCTGATCAGCGGCGACGCCTTGTCCCGGGGCCTGCTGGTACGCCCGTTCGACATCACCATCGATCTGCACCGCGGCTATTACCTGGTAGCCGACCCGCAAAAGACCGAGCGGCCGGTGGTTCAGGCGTTCAGCAATTGGGTGAAAAGCCAGCTGCAATCCTCTCATCACAGCTGGCAGGACGCGGTCTGA
- the alkB gene encoding DNA oxidative demethylase AlkB encodes MQTTLDLFDSLPPEPPRAVQIGTHAWVLKGFALPYVEQLLQALATIEAQAPFRQMITPGGFTMSVALTNCGALGWTTDRRGYRYAANDPESGQPWPAMPAVFLQLACAAAAAAGFADFVPDACLINRYVPGARLSLHQDKDEHSYDHPIVSVSLGIPAVFLFGGHTRSDKAQRIGLMHGDIVVWGGEDRLRYHGVLPLKPAEHPLLGARRINFTFRKAG; translated from the coding sequence ATGCAAACCACCCTCGATCTGTTCGACTCGCTGCCGCCCGAACCACCCCGGGCGGTACAGATCGGCACCCACGCCTGGGTACTCAAGGGCTTCGCCCTGCCCTACGTCGAACAGCTGTTGCAGGCGCTGGCGACGATCGAAGCGCAAGCGCCGTTTCGGCAGATGATCACCCCGGGCGGTTTCACCATGTCGGTCGCCCTGACCAACTGCGGCGCGCTGGGCTGGACCACCGACCGGCGCGGTTATCGCTACGCAGCCAATGACCCCGAGAGCGGCCAGCCCTGGCCGGCCATGCCGGCTGTGTTCCTGCAACTGGCCTGCGCCGCCGCTGCCGCCGCAGGCTTTGCCGACTTTGTCCCGGACGCCTGCCTGATCAACCGCTATGTGCCGGGTGCACGTCTGTCACTGCACCAGGACAAGGACGAGCACAGTTACGATCATCCGATTGTCTCGGTGTCCCTGGGTATCCCCGCCGTCTTTCTGTTCGGCGGCCACACCCGTAGCGACAAGGCCCAACGCATTGGACTGATGCATGGCGACATCGTGGTCTGGGGTGGTGAAGACCGCTTGCGCTATCACGGCGTGCTGCCACTCAAGCCCGCCGAGCATCCGCTGCTCGGGGCCCGGCGTATCAATTTCACCTTTCGCAAGGCCGGCTGA
- a CDS encoding exodeoxyribonuclease III produces the protein MQPLRIATFNVNGIRAHLPNLLEWLDREHPDIVCLQELKALDKAFPIGEFEAAGYGAIWHGQASWNGVAILGRDAKPLEIRRGLPGDPDDSHSRYLEAAVHGVIVGCLYLPNGNPQPGPKFDYKLAWFERLISHAQGLLGDQHPVVLAGDYNVVPTDQDIYNPRSWLKDALLQPESRECYQRLLAQGWTDALRAIYPTERIYTLWDYFRQHWQKNSGLRIDHLLLNPPLAEHLKNAGVDAWVRNEPHASDHAPTWIELDLPADA, from the coding sequence ATGCAACCGCTACGGATCGCAACCTTCAACGTCAACGGTATCCGCGCCCACCTGCCCAACCTGCTGGAATGGCTGGATCGCGAGCACCCCGACATCGTCTGCCTGCAAGAACTCAAGGCCCTGGACAAAGCCTTCCCGATCGGCGAATTCGAAGCCGCAGGCTACGGCGCCATCTGGCATGGCCAGGCTTCCTGGAATGGCGTGGCGATTCTTGGCAGGGACGCGAAACCTTTGGAAATCCGCCGCGGCCTGCCTGGCGACCCGGACGACAGCCACAGCCGCTACCTGGAAGCGGCCGTGCATGGCGTGATCGTCGGCTGCCTCTACCTGCCCAACGGCAACCCGCAACCGGGGCCGAAATTCGACTACAAGCTGGCCTGGTTCGAGCGCCTGATCAGCCATGCCCAAGGGTTGCTCGGCGATCAGCATCCGGTGGTGCTGGCCGGCGACTACAACGTCGTGCCCACCGACCAGGACATCTACAACCCGCGCTCCTGGCTCAAGGACGCATTGCTGCAGCCCGAGAGCCGCGAATGCTACCAACGCTTGCTGGCCCAGGGCTGGACCGATGCCTTGCGGGCCATCTACCCCACTGAACGCATCTACACCCTCTGGGATTACTTTCGCCAGCACTGGCAAAAGAACTCAGGCCTGCGCATCGATCATCTCCTGCTCAACCCGCCCCTGGCCGAACACCTGAAAAACGCGGGCGTTGATGCCTGGGTCCGCAACGAGCCCCATGCAAGCGACCATGCGCCGACCTGGATCGAGCTTGATCTGCCTGCTGATGCCTGA
- the ada gene encoding bifunctional DNA-binding transcriptional regulator/O6-methylguanine-DNA methyltransferase Ada — protein sequence MKAPSPASSKTTVCASDPRWQAVLARDPAADHAFVYAVKTTGVYCRASSPSRLPKLENVEFFDTAEQAEAAGYRPSKRAAADQTRVAEQHASLVTRACQIIEHADEQPDLNTLAEQIGMSPFHFHRVFKATTGLTPKAYASSHRARRMRDQLGRAGSVTDALYEAGFNSNSRFYETSDSVLGMKPGQYRAGGANTDIRFAVGECSLGAILVAQSARGICAILLGEDPDALVRDLQDKFPRANFIGADPDFEQLIAKVVGFIEAPAIGLDLPLDVRGTAFQERVWQALRTIPVGSTASYSEIARMIGAPKSFRAVAQACGANSIAVAIPCHRVVRSDGDLSGYRWGVERKRQLLEREGK from the coding sequence ATGAAAGCCCCCTCTCCTGCTTCGAGCAAAACCACCGTTTGCGCGTCCGACCCACGTTGGCAGGCAGTTCTGGCCCGTGATCCGGCGGCGGACCATGCATTCGTCTATGCGGTCAAGACCACTGGGGTGTATTGCCGGGCCAGCAGCCCGTCGCGGTTGCCGAAACTCGAGAACGTCGAATTCTTCGATACCGCCGAACAAGCCGAAGCCGCCGGCTACCGCCCGAGCAAACGCGCCGCTGCCGACCAGACCCGTGTCGCCGAACAGCACGCCAGCCTGGTGACCCGGGCCTGCCAAATCATCGAGCACGCCGACGAGCAGCCCGATCTGAACACCCTGGCCGAGCAGATCGGCATGAGCCCCTTCCATTTTCACCGGGTGTTCAAGGCCACCACCGGCCTGACCCCCAAGGCCTACGCGTCTTCGCACCGTGCCCGCAGGATGCGCGATCAACTCGGGCGTGCAGGCTCGGTCACCGATGCGTTGTACGAAGCGGGCTTCAACTCCAACAGCCGCTTCTATGAAACCAGCGACAGCGTACTGGGCATGAAGCCTGGCCAGTACCGTGCCGGCGGGGCCAATACCGATATCCGCTTTGCTGTCGGGGAGTGTTCGCTGGGAGCGATCCTGGTTGCCCAAAGCGCTCGCGGGATTTGTGCCATCCTGCTGGGCGAAGATCCCGATGCATTGGTGCGCGATCTGCAGGACAAGTTCCCGCGGGCCAACTTCATCGGCGCCGACCCGGACTTTGAACAATTGATCGCGAAGGTGGTGGGCTTTATCGAAGCGCCGGCCATTGGCCTGGACTTGCCGCTGGATGTGCGCGGCACGGCGTTTCAGGAGCGGGTCTGGCAGGCCTTGCGTACGATTCCGGTGGGTTCGACAGCCAGCTACAGCGAGATAGCCCGGATGATCGGTGCGCCGAAGTCGTTTCGTGCGGTGGCCCAGGCCTGTGGGGCCAACAGCATTGCGGTGGCGATTCCTTGCCATCGGGTGGTGCGCAGCGATGGGGATTTGTCCGGGTATCGATGGGGGGTGGAGCGTAAGCGGCAGTTGTTGGAGCGGGAGGGGAAATGA
- a CDS encoding NAD-dependent protein deacetylase yields the protein MFDSQISNALETLCQSMAAAPFLVLTGAGISTPSGIPDYRDNDGVRRGRAPMMYQEFLGTPASRRRYWARAMLGWPRIRQARPNVAHHAVSALQSQQRITGLITQNVDTLHDKAGSQDVIELHGSLHRVLCLDCAQRIDREAVQSLMEAQNPYLLGVDATLVPDGDTLLAPAFEARFQVPRCPHCAGERLKPDVVFFGDNVAQATAAKATRSVEQAAGLLVVGSSLMAYSAFRLCRMMAEQRKPLFAINLGKTRADDLMDLKIEASCEEVLPWLVERL from the coding sequence ATGTTCGATAGCCAAATCAGCAATGCGCTGGAAACCCTCTGCCAGTCGATGGCAGCCGCGCCGTTCCTTGTCCTGACCGGCGCTGGCATCAGCACGCCTTCGGGTATTCCCGACTACCGCGACAACGACGGTGTACGTCGCGGCAGGGCTCCGATGATGTACCAGGAATTCCTCGGTACCCCGGCATCACGGCGCCGCTACTGGGCGCGGGCGATGCTCGGCTGGCCGCGTATCCGCCAGGCGCGGCCCAACGTCGCCCATCACGCCGTGTCGGCGCTGCAATCGCAACAGCGAATTACCGGGCTGATCACCCAGAACGTGGACACGCTGCATGACAAGGCCGGTAGCCAGGATGTGATCGAGCTGCATGGCAGCCTGCATCGGGTGCTGTGCCTCGATTGCGCCCAGCGCATCGATCGCGAAGCGGTGCAAAGCCTGATGGAAGCGCAAAACCCTTACCTGCTGGGCGTCGACGCCACCCTGGTGCCCGACGGCGATACCTTGCTCGCGCCGGCCTTCGAAGCGCGTTTCCAGGTGCCCCGTTGCCCCCATTGCGCCGGTGAACGGTTGAAGCCGGACGTGGTGTTTTTTGGCGATAATGTGGCCCAGGCCACTGCAGCCAAGGCCACCCGCTCGGTCGAACAAGCAGCCGGCTTGTTGGTGGTGGGCTCTTCGTTGATGGCGTATTCCGCGTTTCGCTTGTGCCGGATGATGGCTGAACAGCGCAAGCCGCTGTTTGCGATCAATCTGGGGAAGACTCGTGCTGATGACTTGATGGATTTGAAGATTGAGGCGTCGTGCGAGGAAGTGTTGCCGTGGTTGGTTGAACGTCTCTAA